From the genome of Pseudomonadales bacterium, one region includes:
- a CDS encoding DUF427 domain-containing protein gives MQAIWQDTVIAQSDNTVVVEGNHYFPAADVNMQYFSASATTSSCGWKGTANYYDIQVQDHHNPDAAWYYAEPKPRAAHIKGYVAFWKGVTVSE, from the coding sequence ATGCAAGCAATATGGCAAGATACCGTCATCGCTCAAAGCGACAATACCGTGGTGGTCGAAGGAAATCACTATTTTCCTGCCGCCGACGTAAATATGCAGTATTTTTCAGCGTCAGCAACAACCAGCAGCTGTGGCTGGAAAGGCACGGCCAATTATTATGATATTCAGGTTCAAGATCATCACAACCCTGATGCTGCATGGTATTATGCCGAGCCTAAGCCTCGGGCAGCGCATATCAAAGGATATGTGGCGTTTTGGAAAGGCGTTACCGTGTCTGAGTAA
- a CDS encoding MliC family protein: MHNRLWRNRIKSLAMLAVPIVFIACQQAQQQSTGPAWIDYSCDNGALLQLQFDPQQQTASMMYQSQRYSLQQMRTASGFGYQNDYWQLQGKGNSLLVQSPNAKAMHCSANS; encoded by the coding sequence ATGCATAATCGCCTTTGGCGTAATCGAATAAAATCGCTAGCCATGCTTGCTGTGCCGATTGTATTTATTGCCTGCCAGCAAGCTCAGCAACAGTCTACAGGCCCAGCTTGGATTGATTACAGCTGTGATAATGGCGCGCTGTTGCAGCTGCAGTTTGATCCACAGCAGCAAACTGCAAGCATGATGTATCAATCCCAGCGCTACAGCCTGCAACAAATGCGCACAGCTTCAGGCTTCGGCTATCAGAATGACTATTGGCAACTGCAAGGCAAGGGCAACAGCTTGCTAGTACAGTCGCCTAATGCAAAAGCTATGCACTGCTCTGCCAATTCATAA
- a CDS encoding CoA ester lyase, with translation MSQATHPKEALFSGEKPFPIIPSCEHFAGSEKLILKALEMQDKIGPVFDITCDCEDGAATGQEQAHAEMVVKVLSSDANKHHMAGVRIHDFSHPHWQKDIDIIVPGIGDKVAYITLPKSTEYAQVKSMIEYLQTSCETHGVSREIPVHVLIETHGALRDIHQIATLPWIQVLDFGMMDFVSGHHGAIPASCMRSPGQFDHELLRRAKTEVTAAALCNGIVPAHNVTLDLKSPYQTFDDASRARNEFGFLRMWSIYPTQITAIVDAMKPDYSEVIDGANILMAAQDKDWGPIQYQGELHDRATYRYYWELLQKAKITNMPIPAEAEQRFFA, from the coding sequence ATGAGCCAAGCCACACACCCTAAAGAAGCCCTTTTTTCAGGTGAAAAACCGTTTCCAATTATTCCAAGCTGTGAGCATTTTGCCGGCTCTGAAAAATTAATTCTGAAAGCCTTAGAAATGCAAGATAAGATTGGCCCAGTATTCGACATTACCTGTGATTGTGAAGATGGCGCTGCAACGGGTCAAGAGCAGGCACATGCAGAAATGGTTGTGAAAGTCTTGTCGAGTGATGCGAATAAGCATCATATGGCAGGCGTTAGAATTCATGATTTTTCTCATCCGCACTGGCAAAAAGATATCGACATTATTGTGCCAGGTATCGGCGACAAAGTTGCTTATATCACGCTGCCAAAATCAACAGAGTATGCACAAGTTAAAAGCATGATCGAATATCTGCAGACTAGCTGTGAAACGCATGGTGTATCGCGTGAGATTCCGGTGCACGTGCTAATAGAAACACATGGCGCTTTACGTGATATTCATCAAATTGCAACCCTGCCTTGGATTCAGGTGTTAGATTTTGGCATGATGGATTTCGTTTCAGGCCATCATGGCGCTATACCTGCTAGCTGTATGCGCAGCCCCGGCCAGTTTGATCATGAGCTATTGCGTCGCGCGAAAACCGAGGTTACCGCGGCGGCTCTGTGTAATGGTATTGTGCCAGCACACAATGTCACTTTGGACTTGAAAAGCCCATATCAAACCTTTGACGATGCCTCACGAGCGCGCAATGAATTTGGTTTTTTGCGCATGTGGAGTATCTATCCTACTCAAATTACCGCGATTGTTGACGCTATGAAGCCAGACTACTCAGAGGTGATTGATGGTGCCAATATTCTTATGGCGGCGCAGGATAAAGACTGGGGTCCTATTCAGTATCAAGGTGAGCTGCACGATCGTGCAACCTATCGTTACTATTGGGAGCTGCTACAAAAAGCAAAAATTACCAATATGCCTATTCCAGCTGAAGCAGAGCAGCGCTTTTTCGCGTAA
- a CDS encoding MaoC family dehydratase, with product MSTANSSKAGQGNFFEXFSIGQVLHHATPRTITAGDASLYTALTGSRFILSSSQQAAQSIGHDAALVDDLLLFHIAFGKTVDDVSLNAVANLGYADIRFITPVYIGDTISVSSSVIGLRENRNGKSGIVYVESVARNQHDQTVLRWNRWVMVHKRDAQHPTVPSSVPELPEQVALQHLQVPEQLDYSQLSLELSGSAYTFDDYVEGEMIDHIVGMTIDDSDHTLATKLYQNNARVHFDQVHMQNSQFKQRLIYGGHIISICRALSFNGLANATNILAINGGSHLAPTFAGDTIYALSQVVEKIDLPGRTDVAALRLNTWGLKNIAAEAVPEIFNKETKKYHENVVLALDYTVLIPR from the coding sequence ATGTCTACAGCTAATAGCAGCAAGGCAGGGCAGGGCAACTTTTTTGAGGANTTCAGCATTGGCCAAGTTTTACATCACGCCACGCCTCGCACAATAACCGCAGGCGATGCTTCACTCTATACCGCGCTAACAGGTAGTCGATTTATCTTATCCAGCTCACAACAGGCGGCGCAAAGCATTGGCCATGATGCAGCTCTGGTTGATGATTTACTGTTGTTTCATATTGCCTTTGGCAAAACCGTCGACGATGTGTCGCTGAACGCAGTGGCGAATTTGGGCTATGCCGATATTCGCTTTATCACACCGGTATATATTGGCGATACTATCTCGGTTAGCTCAAGCGTAATTGGTTTACGTGAAAACCGCAACGGCAAGTCAGGCATTGTATATGTTGAGTCAGTTGCTCGTAACCAACATGATCAAACGGTGCTGCGATGGAATCGCTGGGTGATGGTGCATAAACGTGATGCGCAACATCCCACCGTGCCAAGCTCGGTGCCGGAGTTGCCAGAACAGGTGGCGCTGCAGCATTTACAGGTGCCAGAGCAGCTTGACTATAGTCAACTTTCGCTAGAGCTTTCAGGAAGCGCATATACCTTCGACGATTATGTTGAGGGCGAGATGATTGACCATATTGTTGGTATGACTATCGATGACAGTGATCACACCTTGGCGACAAAGCTGTATCAAAATAATGCTCGGGTTCATTTTGATCAGGTGCATATGCAAAACAGTCAGTTTAAGCAGCGCTTAATTTATGGCGGCCATATTATCTCTATTTGTCGAGCGCTCAGCTTTAACGGCTTAGCTAATGCTACCAATATCTTGGCGATCAATGGCGGTAGTCATCTGGCACCTACATTTGCCGGCGATACGATTTATGCACTGAGCCAGGTGGTAGAGAAAATAGACCTGCCAGGCAGAACCGACGTTGCGGCACTCAGATTAAATACTTGGGGGCTTAAGAATATTGCTGCTGAAGCGGTGCCCGAGATTTTTAATAAAGAAACAAAAAAATATCATGAAAACGTTGTGTTAGCGCTAGATTATACCGTTTTGATTCCTCGCTGA
- a CDS encoding CoA ester lyase produces MNTYRSRRTMLYVPAHIEKHIEKARLLPTDSIIFDLQESVPLSQKDIARDTLQQSLQNSDFGYSEKVIRVNPLVNGIGQKDIQAVAQLDVDAILFPRVESADSLREYIRLLDEAGGQDKHVMVNIESPLGVLRSEEIAACSDRIDAIVMGTTDLANELKLNHTIDRLGLIASLTLAILAARAHGICIIDGPHLDLKNVKACEFACRQARDLGFDGKTVIHPVQLTYNNEAFAPQEQDIALAKRILIALEEAEANNKSVAVVDDQLIEPSTQIWAKRVISIAQHIEKLSK; encoded by the coding sequence ATGAACACTTACCGATCACGTCGCACCATGCTCTATGTGCCTGCACATATTGAAAAGCATATTGAAAAAGCGCGTTTACTACCGACCGACTCGATAATTTTCGATTTGCAGGAATCGGTGCCGCTGTCGCAAAAAGACATAGCGCGCGACACGCTGCAACAGTCTTTGCAAAATAGCGACTTTGGTTATTCTGAGAAAGTTATTCGTGTAAACCCATTGGTTAACGGCATTGGACAAAAAGATATTCAAGCTGTAGCGCAATTAGATGTAGATGCGATATTGTTTCCACGCGTTGAGTCAGCCGATAGCTTACGTGAATATATTCGTCTGTTAGATGAGGCAGGCGGTCAAGATAAGCACGTCATGGTAAATATTGAAAGTCCACTTGGCGTATTACGTAGTGAAGAAATTGCTGCCTGCTCTGACCGTATTGATGCGATTGTTATGGGCACGACCGATCTTGCTAATGAATTAAAGTTAAATCATACGATTGATCGCCTAGGCTTAATCGCGAGCTTAACACTGGCGATTTTAGCCGCGCGCGCACACGGCATTTGCATTATTGATGGCCCGCATCTGGATTTAAAAAATGTCAAAGCCTGTGAATTTGCTTGTCGACAAGCACGCGATTTGGGCTTCGATGGTAAGACAGTGATTCACCCTGTGCAGTTAACTTACAATAATGAGGCGTTTGCGCCACAGGAACAAGATATTGCATTGGCAAAACGTATATTGATTGCCTTAGAAGAGGCTGAGGCAAATAATAAAAGTGTAGCAGTTGTTGATGACCAATTGATCGAACCAAGCACACAAATTTGGGCTAAGCGGGTAATATCGATAGCCCAACATATTGAAAAGTTAAGTAAGTAG